The proteins below come from a single Mya arenaria isolate MELC-2E11 chromosome 6, ASM2691426v1 genomic window:
- the LOC128237971 gene encoding KRAB-A domain-containing protein 2-like: protein MKLHEKCCPSSALKIHFSSPEHKVIKMKEAIRRKRKQLGCLPRSKYDIIVRCLNGSFDVPVKKRTPEENNCLAMIRKRKDFELGDRGSLLCGGKQVLVKEDLPRFVEKMFMENKGCGARVIYNKLKVNYTGFSEQAILEILYNSKYYHEKYPRFTNKPTPKTITEEEPGKRWQIDLINMKNQSVSYKGSTYSYILQVVDVYSRYVMPKPLKTKSSREVAKALEDVLMVNLAPDIIQCDNGLEFKGPSMKLLLNKYNIKMINSRPYHPQSQGKCERSNSVIKAKILFATKSKRGFNWVEGLQDLAYAINTSFKRVLGGLTPFEAYYGRSHVFTKERHSSREIKKTIRRANKKAYRSLLKNATSPSKYKEAVMSKTKY, encoded by the exons atgaaacttcatgaaaaatgttgtccatCATCAGCTCTCAAGATACATTtcagctcacctgagcacaaagtgatcaag atgAAGGAAGCAATTAGGAGAAAAAGGAAGCAATTAGGGTGCTTGCCCAGGTCGAAGTACGACATTATTGTCAGATGTTTAAACGGATCGTTCGATGTCCCTGTGAAGAAACGGACACCTGAAGAGAATAATTGTTTGGCCATGATTAGAAAACGTAAGGACTTCGAGCTTGGTGACCGGGGTTCTTTATTGTGTGGCGGAAAGCAAGTCCTTGTGAAAGAAGATCTTCCTAGATTTGTTGAGAAGATGTTCATGGAAAACAAAGGATGTGGAGCAAGGGTTATTTACaacaaactgaaagtaaattacACGGGGTTCTCGGAACAAGCTATCCTTGAAATACTGTACAATAGCAAGTATTACCATGAGAAGTATCCGAGATTTACAAACAAGCCAACGCCAAAGACAATTACAGAAGAGGAACCAGGCAAAAGATGGCAGATTGACTTAATTAACATGAAAAATCAAAGTGTTAGCTACAAGGGGTCCACATACAGTTATATTCTACAAGTCGTGGACGTTTATTCTAGGTACGTTATGCCAAAACCCCTGAAAACGAAGAGTTCGCGTGAAGTTGCAAAGGCATTAGAGGACGTGTTGATGGTTAACCTTGCCCCTGACATCATCCAATGTGACAACGGACTGGAATTTAAAGGCCCTAGTATGAAACTTTTGTTGAACAAGTACAACATCAAAATGATCAATAGTAGGCCGTATCATCCTCAATCACAGGGCAAGTGTGAAAGGTCAAACAGTGTTATAAAGGCCAAGATTCTATTTGCAACAAAAAGTAAACGTGGATTTAACTGGGTCGAAGGGCTTCAAGATTTAGCCTATGCCATAAACACAAGTTTCAAACGAGTTCTTGGGGGTCTCACGCCCTTTGAAGCCTACTACGGAAGAAGTCATGTTTTTACCAAAGAACGTCATAGTTCTcgtgaaataaagaaaaccatACGGCGAGCAAATAAAAAGGCTTACAGGTCGCTGTTGAAAAACGCAACTTCCCCAAGCAAGTACAAA GAAGCCGTTATGAGCAAGACAAAGTACTAG